One window of the Clupea harengus chromosome 20, Ch_v2.0.2, whole genome shotgun sequence genome contains the following:
- the terb2 gene encoding telomere repeats-binding bouquet formation protein 2 produces the protein MFRNKTAWFSNSVKRGIRSVWVRESGLIVGWRRASYLFSDDASCPDTHRIFVSREYVEGELTVFHSAFISMCDVRQSVKSVPIGHYVLPPVPVQQEVKAVIGRFIWEQEDLTEGSEVQEGSLNQLQSQKRRHEDGAASKQRSERSVDEMLLSLDELLTASGKEDSACCEVQHYPVNNMVSGYVGTEQLTRYTGELHDFLPGQGGYSVCVPNKRLYFTAGHPQAKK, from the exons ATGTTTAGAAACAAGACAGCTTGGTTTTCCAATAGTGTCAAGAGAGGAATTCGTAGTGTTTGGG TGCGTGAAAGTGGGCTCATTGTTGGTTGGAGGAGGGCATCTTACCTGTTCAGTGATGATGCCTCCTGCCCTGATACTCACCG gatattTGTGAGCAGGGAGTATGTGGAAGGCGAATTGACTGTTTTCCACAGCGCTTTTATTTCCATGTGTGATGTGCGTCAGAGTGTGAAGTCTGTGCCCATCGGACACTATGTGCTTCCACCCGTACCTGTTCAGCAAG AGGTCAAAGCAGTGATTGGTAGATTCATTTGGGAGCAAGAAGATCTCACTGAAGGGTCCGAGGTGCAGGAG GGTTCACTTAATCAGTTACAAAGTCAAAAAAGACGCCATGAAGATGGTGCAGCTTCCAAGCAAAGGAGCGAGAGAAG TGTGGATGAGATGCTCCTGAGTCTGGATGAGCTCCTGACGGCTTCAGGGAAGGAGGACTCAGCATGCTGCGAGGTGCAGCACTACCCAGTCAACAACATGGTCTCAG GATATGTGGGCACAGAGCAGCTGACGAGGTACACTGGGGAGCTGCACGACTTCCTTCCTGGCCAGGGTGGCTACTCCGTCTGTGTCCCCAACAAGAGACTTTACTTCACAGCAGGCCATCCACAAGCAAAAAAGTAG